The Mercenaria mercenaria strain notata chromosome 10, MADL_Memer_1, whole genome shotgun sequence genome contains a region encoding:
- the LOC123560311 gene encoding lambda-crystallin homolog: MAEEKSVAIIGCGLVGQSWAIVFSTAKFHVRIFDTLPGKLSDGMVSIQKKMEDLEEKGCLRGTISAAEALKFVKATDAIEQCVSGASYVQECVFEDFNLKRSVFEEAEKYVSKDAILASSTGNIFPSRLSEGMKLKDRIIVSHPLNPPHLVPLVEIISAPWTDPTVVAGARTILNDAGQVPIVAKKETAGFIICRIQHTITAECFKLIRDDVISVSDLDKLMPHGLGLRYAFLGALETSYLNANGMKHFCSMYGEPLYELQKQSGPPIRLEGEPLERIQEELEQQIPLDKIEERREWRDQKLAELFKLKNKTTN; this comes from the exons ATGGCAGAAGAAAAATCGGTAGCAATAATTGGATG tgGTTTGGTAGGCCAAAGCTGGGCCATTGTCTTTTCAACGGCGAAATTTCATGTAAGAATCTTTGACACCCTGCCGGGGAAGCTGTCAGATGGCATGGTTTCCATTCAAAAGAAGATGGAGGATCTAGAGGAAAAAGGATGTTTGCGTGGAACTATTTCTGCCGCGGAGGCTTTAAAGTTCGTAAAAGCCACGGATGCCATTGAACAGTGTGTGTCAGGTGCCTCCTACGTTCAG GAATGTGTGTTTGAAGATTTCAACTTAAAGAGAAGTGTGTTTGAAGAAGCAGAAAAGTACGTTTCCAAGGACGCCATATTGGCTAGCTCCACCGGAAATATATTCCCTTCTCGACTCTCTGAGGGTATGAAACTCAAGGACAGAATTATCGTCTCGCATCCG cTTAATCCACCTCATCTAGTGCCTCTGGTTGAAATTATTTCGGCTCCTTGGACTGACCCAACGGTCGTTGCTGGAGCTCGTACAATACTAAACGACGCTGGTCAAGTGCCCATAGTTGCAAAGAAAGAGACCGCAGGGTTCATCATATGCCGCATACAGCACACGATTACCGCGGAGTGTTTCAAACTAATAagg GATGACGTAATAAGTGTTTCGGACTTGGACAAGCTGATGCCACACGGACTTGGACTAAGATACGCGTTTCTTGGTGCTCTGGAAACATCTTACCTAAATGCCAATG gTATGAAGCATTTTTGTTCTATGTATGGGGAACCCCTGTATGAACTACAGAAGCAGTCAGGGCCCCCGATCCGACTGGAGGGAGAACCACTTGAGAGGATTCAGGAAGAACTTGAGCAACAAATTCCACTAGATAAAATCGAAGAACGCAGAGAATGGCGGGACCAGAAACTTGCAGaactttttaaactgaaaaataagaCCACAAACTGA